The Humulus lupulus chromosome 4, drHumLupu1.1, whole genome shotgun sequence genome has a window encoding:
- the LOC133831182 gene encoding probable pectate lyase 12, which translates to MVRRTCIVLIISLLSSLSCLGVAYLNLTLPGQHPFPEQIVHDVHRKVNASIARREMLQTSLKDQSSTYSSCLTGNPIDDCWKCDPDWPNNRQRLADCAIGFGQYAVGGKGGKYYIVTDNSDDDAVTPKPGTLRYAVIQTEPLWIVFPENMLIKLSQELIFNSYKTLDGRGANVHIVGGGCITLQYISNVIIHNIHIHHCHVSGNANVRSSPSHYGYRTESDGDGISIFGSKDIWIDHCSLSHCKDGLIDAVMGSTAITISNNYFSHHNEVMLLGHSDDYTPDSGMQVTIAFNHFGEKLVQRMPRCRRGYIHVVNNDFTRWEMYAIGGSGNPTINSQGNRYTAPIDRNAKEVTKRVETGEGEWRSWNWRSEGDIMVNGAYFVASGEGVEVKYEKAYSVEPKSAVLIDMLTLHAGPLGVGGRDNNVGMWSTGPNGGTSGLGSGPDYTDDMSGSGSRSVPISPPSAFILFFSLLLSLSTLLFWYAASDTHYFTIKYKL; encoded by the exons ATGGTTCGAAGAACCTGCATTGTTCTAATAATCTCTCTTCTGAGCTCACTCTCATGTCTTGGTGTTGCATATCTTAACCTCACTCTTCCTGGCCAGCATCCTTTTCCTGAACAGATTGTTCATGATGTACACAG GAAAGTAAATGCATCCATAGCAAGAAGGGAAATGCTACAAACATCCTTGAAAGACCAATCCTCAACATATTCTTCATGCCTAACCGGTAACCCTATTGATGACTGTTGGAAATGCGACCCGGACTGGCCCAACAACCGGCAGCGCCTGGCTGACTGCGCAATCGGGTTCGGGCAGTACGCCGTTGGAGGCAAAGGTGGCAAGTACTACATTGTCACTGATAACTCCGACGATGATGCTGTCACCCCAAAGCCAGGGACTCTCCGGTACGCCGTGATTCAGACAGAGCCGCTGTGGATTGTGTTCCCAGAGAACATGCTTATAAAGCTGTCCCAAGAGCTCATCTTTAACAGTTACAAAACTTTGGATGGGAGAGGAGCTAACGTACACATTGTGGGTGGTGGTTGCATTACGTTGCAGTATATAAGCAATGTCATTATACACAATATTCATATTCATCATTGTCATGTTTCAG GGAATGCCAATGTACGGTCAAGCCCATCACACTATGGATACAGAACAGAATCAGACGGTGATGGAATCTCCATCTTTGGTTCGAAGGACATATGGATAGATCACTGCTCACTGTCACACTGCAAGGATGGGTTGATAGACGCAGTGATGGGGTCAACTGCAATCACCATATCCAACAACTACTTCTCACACCACAACGAGGTTATGTTGCTCGGCCACAGCGATGACTACACTCCCGACTCAGGCATGCAAGTCACCATTGCCTTCAACCACTTCGGCGAGAAGCTCGTACAGCGCATGCCCCGATGTCGCCGTGGCTACATTCACGTCGTTAACAATGACTTCACTCGTTGGGAGATGTACGCCATCGGTGGTAGTGGCAACCCCACCATCAACAGCCAGGGAAACCGCTACACCGCCCCTATTGACCGCAATGCCAAGGAG GTGACAAAGAGAGTAGAGACAGGAGAAGGAGAATGGAGGAGCTGGAATTGGAGATCGGAGGGAGATATAATGGTGAACGGTGCATACTTTGTGGCCTCGGGTGAAGGTGTTGAGGTTAAGTATGAGAAGGCCTATAGTGTGGAGCCTAAATCAGCTGTGCTTATCGATATGCTCACCTTACATGCTGGTCCACTCGGAGTTGGTGGCAG GGACAACAATGTGGGGATGTGGAGCACAGGACCAAATGGTGGAACAAGTGGTTTGGGATCAGGACCTGACTATACTGATGACATGTCTGGAAGTGGAAGTAGAAGTGTCCCTATATCACCTCCATCTGCCTTTATTCTCTTCTTCTCATTGTTATTATCActctcaaccttgttattttggTATGCTGCTTCTGACACCCACTACTTTACTATCAAATACAAGTTATGA
- the LOC133829390 gene encoding transcription factor MYB27, with amino-acid sequence MDFQIGAMQGEHQLRKGTWHEEEDERLISFVKLMGEKRWDALAKASGLRRSGKSCRLRWLNYLRPNLKHDQISGEEETIILKLHERWGNKWSKIARILPGRTDNDIKNYWRTYLRKKLAKVEEEIKSEYGLEKGKEHSSSTSTATADHKIWNCDADQYDEDLWGSKSSSWDGCSDGSGLSADFELTSSPYENRLSDYWISLSVLSNEEDSSEMKCYDECNSMVDPYWTVPDDDPCDTWNSSGSLWDMN; translated from the exons ATGGACTTTCAAATAGGAGCCATGCAAGGAGAGCATCAACTGCGTAAAGGGACATGGCATGAGGAGGAAGATGAAAGACTCATTTCTTTTGTAAAACTTATGGGAGAGAAGAGATGGGATGCTTTAGCCAAAGCCTCAG GATTACGAAGGAGTGGTAAGAGTTGCAGGCTAAGGTGGCTAAACTATCTTCGTCCGAATCTAAAACATGACCAAATTAGTGGTGAAGAGGAGACTATCATCCTTAAACTTCATGAGAGATGGGGTAACAA ATGGTCGAAAATCGCGCGAATTTTGCCTGGAAGAACTGATAATGACATAAAGAATTACTGGAGaacatatttaagaaaaaaattagcaaaagttgaagaagaaataaagtcCGAGTATGGATTAGAGAAAGGCAAGGAACATAGTAGTAGTACCAGTACTGCTACTGCTGATCATAAAATATGGAACTGTGACGCTGATCAATATGATGAGGATTTATGGGGAAGCAAGAGCAGTAGTTGGGATGGATGTTCTGATGGTTCTGGATTATCAGCAGATTTTGAATTAACAAGTTCACCATATGAGAATCGCTTATCAGATTACTGGATATCATTATCAGTACTTTCTAATGAGGAAGACAGTAGTGAAATGAAATGTTACGATGAATGTAATAGCATGGTAGATCCCTATTGGACTGTCCCTGATGATGATCCTTGTGACACTTGGAACAGTTCAGGTTCCCTCTGGGACATGAACTGA
- the LOC133831181 gene encoding uncharacterized protein LOC133831181 — MSRKGGSAASLQKDVPWRNTSVKPLPKIHHSPILRVANTPTSNYALFIMKESNPVGNGLAAEAIVESAGPDCIVPGQITPVRLLGLKVWPIEVNLKFLEPVGRELKLLGKFMDDAVNLMNKSFIDR, encoded by the exons aTGTCCCGAAAAGGAGGCTCCGCCGCGTCATTGCAAAAGGACGTACCATGGAGGAACACATCAGTCAAACCCCTCCCCAAAATCCACCATTCTCCTATTCTCCGCGTCGCTAATACTCctacttccaattatgccctcttcaTCATGAAG GAATCTAATCCAGTAGGGAACGGCTTAGCTGCAGAAGCTATTGTAGAATCAGCTGGGCCTGATTGCATCGTCCCAGGACAGATTACTCCCGTCAGATTacttggtctcaag GTATGGCCCATTGAGGTTAACCTGAAATTTTTGGAACCAGTTGGAAGAGAGCTTAAGTTGCTTGGAAAG TTCATGGATGATGCTGTCAACCTTATGAATAAATCTTTCATTGATCGTTAG